DNA sequence from the Halichoerus grypus chromosome 8, mHalGry1.hap1.1, whole genome shotgun sequence genome:
ATCTGTGAAAGCCGCAGGTGCTGGGACCCGGGGCCTCTGCCTGGCTCACCCCAGACTCCGCCCTTTCAccatgcagccaagaattcttcCGGATGAGCTGTTTTTCTCTTAGTGTCTGGCTTGTGCAGGACCAGGGGCACCGGCCCTGAGAGGCGCACAGAGCAGAGCTGTTGCTGCCAGCGTCCTTCTGCTCCTCACCTGGGGACAGGGGGGCAGGGAGTGCTGCCTGCGAATACGCACAGCTCCCTTCACACCTGACTTCTTCCCATCACATGCTTGCTCAAGTTTGTTCTGCGACAGTGTCAAGGGCAAGAACCGCAAAGaaagtgtgggggcagggggaggagggaacaaGGGGCATGGAGTGTGTGATTCaggagaggagaaggcagggcACCTGAAAaacgaggagggggagggaaggatgtcAACGATGCTACCAAACTtgtatttcctcttttcccctggTTCCGGAGGGTCACAGGCAGCCTGGCCTGAGGCACTCAGGCCCCTCGTGGAGGCTTGGGGATGGAGGGGCTGCCTTccgcccagagcccagagcccagctctACATCCGGGGAGGTGCTGGGGGGAAGGCTGAGCCCTTTCATTTAGACAGATCAAAAGGCTGGTGAGGAAGAGGAGCACAGCAGCTGTCCCTGAGGGCCTCTGGCCCCTCCTCCTTGGACGCCTCTTTTTTGCCAGAGAACAGGGCGCTGCCTAAGGCAATTTTTGGTCAGCTTGGTGAGCTGAGATCCCAGTGGCCACAGAAGCACCATGTGACTTTCTGGCCTTGAGACCGTTCTGGGATGTGAACCCCAGTCCCAGGATGTGAACGGGCCCTGGAGGGGAGCCCAGGTCGGCACCCAGCAGGAGGGGAGGCCCTGCCCAGGGGCCTGGCGCTCACCCCTGCCATTGATCCTGATCTTCATGGGCAGCTGCCGTGCCACGCTGAACAGGCTGCGCTGGAAGGCCTGCTGTACCAGGCGCTGCTCCTCCTCCGACAGCCTGGACGCCTTCTTCTCAGGGGGCTCCCCCGACTCCAGCCGCTCCCGCAGCTGTTCCAGTGCGGCCGTCCGGGTACCGGCCTGCTGGCCTGCCAAGGCCACGGGCACAGCCAGGCGATTTGGCACGGGCACTGTCGTCACCGGGACGCCATCACCTGGCAAAGGCACAAGAGCTGGACTGATTCACAATCCCCCGCCCCCGCACCTGACAGTGGGTTctgccacccccgccccgcccaccctCCTCCCCGCGGGGCCCTACAGACCTTTCCTGAGAGTGGTTGCGGGGGGTACCCGAGGGCTGCTGGCATTGGCGCCACTGCTGGAGCCCAGCCCGAGGATGGGGAAGCGGATcttgggtggggagagaagggcagGGGCCCCGGCGGTGGCGGCAGCAGGCGAGTAGCCCAGGAGGGAGGAGCTGTAGCTGGGCCGCCGGCCCTCCCTCCGGTTGCCGTCGATGGCGGCCTGGAGCTCGGCCGGGGAGCTCAAGGCTTTCTTCTCACACTCATAGGCATAGAGATACTTCATGTacctggagggaaggaaggaaaggaggagaatagtCCAGAACGGTACCAGAGGCCACCCAGTTTAAGTTTATGGGTCTCTGTGGGACAGGCCTCTGGGACACAGGATCACTTGGCAGAAGAGGAAGGTCCAGGGTGGCCAgatgccctgccccaggcccctctAGCTGCTACTCAACACTGTACCAAACTCTGCTCCAAATGGAGGCACCgttccttaagagaaaaaaagaacatcgTCACTCATGTTTCATGTTTGTTTTGGCACCGTTTTAGGTgccatttagaaatgtttttgcaATGTCTTCCTGGCTCCTGGATGCCCGCACCATTCTGAGTCAGGCTGGTCAGGTAGGAGCACTGTTTCCTGTCCCTCTTTGCATCACATGTCCCAAGAAGCAATTCTCTACCCAAGAACCTTGAGAGAAGGACTGCTGTACTGATTACAGCTCCGTCCCCAACTTCTGCTGGAACAGTTCCAAAGATAAAGCCCTTCTCCTTTTCAGCATTCTGCCTCGCTGATGCTCATTCCATATTCTCCAGAGAGCAACAACTAGTGTGTGCCAACGAATAGATTCCCCTCAGCCCTCATTCTCTGATGCTACTCTTGGTTCCCCTGCTCCTAGGACCCCCATAATTAACTCAAATGATGACAAAAATAGGTCCCAAATCCCAGGTCCTCTGTTGCCGGGCAAGCAGAGTGTCGGGTAGGAAGGTCTAGGCTTAGGGTGGAGGTGCCGTGTGGGAGATAATGTCCTGGAAAGAGTGGCTACGGGGCCAGAAGCCCAGAGGTGAATCTCAGCTCTACTACTACTAGCTGGTATGGCCTTGATCAAACCACTGAacctctgagactcagtttctgtTTCCTGAAGAATGAGAcagcacctacctcacagggttgatGGTGAGGTCTGAAAGAAACAGAATGGCAAAGTAGCCTAGGCAGACACTTGGGAAATGGTGGCTCTCATGATCACTTAGGTGTAGAAAGGGATTCATCTCAGAAAGCTCCTGGCTGCATTGGGAATTCCTCCCATCTTGCCCACTGTACTgtggaatttccttccttcctctcctctagGTTAAAACATCCCCTTTCTCCCAGCCTCAGCTTCCTTTCCCTAAGGCCCCGGCCACTCACTGGGTCCTCAGGGTAAAGGCGGCGCTGGTGATTGATGTGGGCAGGTTCAGGCCTTTGGTGATCTCCCGCCAGATCTTCTTGTTGATGATCTCCACCAGGCCCCCCTTCTCTGTCACCAGCTTATACAGCATATACAGGTCCAGGATCTGCTTGGCCATGATGGGGATTCGGTTGATGGGGGTCCCTGTGATTGTCCAAATAGAGAAACAGAGGGTTGTGtcatcaagcagagaaagaagacATATGCATGTGCCCAGCTTTTGCAGAGTTGGAAATATGTTCACGAATCTGCTTTAATCTGACTCAAATTCCCAAAGCTGGAAGCTATCAAGACTAGCTGCCAGTGCTCCTTGGGATGAGCAGAAAGACAGGTCTGACTCAGAGGCTTTGTGGGCTTGCTTAAAACATGAGCCTCTGGCTctgtcttcccatctgtaaataAGAGGGCTGCACTAGGTGGCCTCaaagttgggtttttgttttgttttgtttttggcgaGCAGGATGAGTCCAGATTCTTTCCTAATGATGTGGCAACTCACAGCCCTCTGGGGCCTTCAGAAGCCACTTGAGCGGTTCCACCACCCACCTGCACAGCTCCGCTGCACTCTGTAACAGTACCGCCGCTTCCTCCTCTCCGGCAGGACAGAGAGATGTTTTCTCTCCTGTGTCCCCACTGAGTCAAAGGGGCTGCTGGACACACACACGTCTCCAGGGGGATGAAAAGCCACTGAACGACTCTCCCCACTAATCGCTCCACCCCTCCCTGGCCTCTGAAAGTGGGAGGGTCAGAGCAGCTTCCGCCACTGGCCCCGAAGGGAAGTGAGAGGAGCAGGGACTTGATTAGGAAGCCTGGCACCAGGCAGGAAGGCCCACTAATGAGCACCAGGGGACGGCAGGGAGGGCGGGCCCAGGGTCCTTCCACAGGCCGCTGGGATGCTCGGCAGGAGGCGTGATGGATGACTGTCATTTGGCAGCCTCAGGATTAATGATCTGGAGGTCAGAGGGGAGAATTCCACAGGGAAGGGTCACCGTCCGGGGCAGGGTATGAGACTTGTTGCCTTTTGATGGCAAACTCCTTTTACTGTACACAGGCTGCTCTCCTCTGCCTCGGCCCCCTCCCACCGCCCAGGCTTGCCGAGGTCTCGCTGACTGCCTGGTGGGCGGTGAGCCAGCCTGATTTTCGAGCAGTGCTGTTTGTTTCAGCTCCTCCTGCTTCTTTCCCCTCAAGGAATGGCATTTTCTTCCCAGCCCTGAAATGCTGGCCTCAACAACTCTTTCACAGGGTAATTCAAGCAAGAGAATGGAGCAAAGGGTCCCATGAAGAGCAAGCAGTatgaacatggtgggggggggggggtgctgtgtgGCAGCAGTGTGAGAAGGGGGCATGAGGTCTTCGAGAACTCTGTCTTGGTCAGCTGGTCCTCGGAGGGTCAAACACAAAGGGGTCATAGCGTTAGATCCAAAGATACACACGTAAAAATAGCAGAGGACTGTGGGTACCCTGCCAAGACACGCAGCTTGTGTTGGTTAACTTTTCCTCCCTGTGCTGCTCTGGACAATAAATCTGATTCCTGACATAAGCACAAGAGCCTGGTCTGGCATAACTGGTCTCCCGGTAGGACCAGGGCCAAGGTCCACCTCCTTCTGGAGGCCTGTCTGCCCGAGCACACTCATGGTCCAGGCCAGTTTGCATCCTCATGGCATCACCTGGAGACTCTGGAAGGACCACTCTCAAGGTCCCCTCACATTTCCAGAAGCTTCTAGGACATCTCCACAGTGACCTGTTCACTTCCAAGTCAGAATGTTCACACTGAGCTCACCGTTATCCCCAAAGCCAGCCCCTCCTTTCTCACCACTTCCTCTTCTTCCAGCAACACCATTGTCCTCTGAGGTCTCAGGCAGCACTGGCCCCTCTTTGTTCCCCATCGCCCACCCTGAGGTGGTTAGGAGGCTCCACTGATTCTTCCTTGGAGGCGCCTCTTGGACGTATCTTCCTTTCCGCCCACGGTGGCCTCTTACCCACGCGCTCCACCTGCGCACTGCGGCCACCACGATGCTCGCATCCTTGTTCCACACCACAGACCCTGACGCCTGCCCAGTCTCATCACCCGGGTCCCCCACACCCCTTAAAAGATTGCCTGTGAAGTATTTCAAGCATCCCGACGACGCACTCTCTCACTCTTTAGCTGGGTCTCCTCATGACCCTCCCCAGACCAGGCTCATTTCTACTCTACTCTCTGCTTTGTGCTTTCCCTCATCAAGCCTAACGTGACCTGCCTCCGCTCAAATCCTCTACACATTGGCCTTCAGGAAGAATCTTCTAACTATCCCAGTTCAGGGGGATTTCTTCTCTCTCAGAATTCCTATTACAAGCCCTACAAGCTCAGCAGGTAATTAGTCTCTAATCGTTTTACGTACATTCACCTGGCATCCTAGGAGGACTGTAAGCTCCgtgaaggcagagagagactgCTTCCCCCTCACCATGCCCTTAAGAATTATAGTGTTTAACAGATTAAACTGTCGtgcagatgggggaaaaaaaggtttctCACAGTCAAAGCAACCAGCTATGGGTTACCCAACTGGGACCCTCTGACGCATTTCTGTCATGCTTGTGGTATGCCCGCCAGACCTGTCACCAGCATCACGTGTCTGATGCTGACAGCCCTGAGCAGAAGTCACCTTCTCCTCTCAGGTCCCAGCAGGCTCATTAGGGTCACGACCCTTAGTCAACAGCCTGGGAATGGAGGCCCAGGGTGCGTAAGCTCTTTGTGTCCACATCCCACGCAAAGTGGCCAAGCAGCAGCTGAACAGATGGAGAGCCAGGGGGGTTGGAGAAGGTAAAGAATCTATGACTGCACTCAGTGGGGTCGAAGGGATGAGGAAGCAGGGGTTAAAGAGTGAAATATAGCCGGGTCTGTGCCATACACAGACGGGCGCGGCTGAGTGTGTAAGATCAGGCAGGGGGCTTGCCCAGCCGATGCAGTGCTGTTTTCCAGAACAGTCACCTTGGGGAACCAGCTACCCTGCGGTTTTGGAAATCCATTTGCAAATGGCCTTCTGAGTTGGCATTATTTTCATCAGAATCTCCAATGGTGGTAAACCTTCAAACATAAAGGGTGTATTTTACGTTTAGAAATGGTCGTTCATGGAGGCAAGCCAGGAGAATACGAAGTGACCAGGCCGTTTATACTGATTTTATTTGAAGATGAGGTGTAGTCATAAACCATGAGAGGTTCTCAGGTGTGGCTCACACTGCTTCTGGAAGCAACCCCCTAGAGAGGAATTATACATTTACTCTGAGTAGTCACTGCACTGTCTAGTTATTTGAGGTGGCTTCTTTGAAAGGTAACGATGTTATAGTTGTAGAAATTTCATGAAAAATGCGCCTTTTTATAGTCGTGGAGTGTGACTGCATGAGGCTGAGAACTGCTCAGGGCGGGGGAAACAGAGGTAGGTATGGGAACTAGGACAAGGAAGGGGAAAGTGGCATTTGAAGTCAAGACtgtaaatctaaccaaaaagtgACTTCTTCCCAGCCCCTCTGGGGAGAAACCACAGGTCTGGGATGCACTGGCACCAGGTGGTGGGCCCCACAGTCCTGCTCTGCAgtccagccaggcaccctggttcAGAGATCAATGGATAAGGAGACTGGGCACGTTCTTCCCAGAGTCGGGCCCTCTGTGAAACTGCTAAAAATAGCTCCCAGGGCAGGAGGCCCCCGGGTGCTGTCAGAAACAAAGCTGAGACTATTCTGAGCGCCAGCTCGAAATGACGGTATGGTTTTCTCACGTTATCCAGACAATCCAGACACAAAACCTGTCCTGGCTTCCATTCTTCTGACAACCAAGAAAGAGGCTGGATCCTCAGGCTGGTCTGTCTCTACAGTCTGCTCTAACGGACCTGGCACCCATCTCCCTTGTCCCAAGGAGACTCAGCTatgaagagagagggggagaaggccTTTTAGCTGAGTTTACCTTCTGAACGAGAACCAATATATCatactggggggtggggatgaggattGGACATATTcaggtctcagtttctccatctgtgaaatgaggaatTTGGATTAGATGACTTTCAGTCCCATGAGTCTATgagtaaaaacttaaaacaaaaattgatagTCGTGATTATTACCGAAGGGAGGGTGGCTTGGTTTTAGGAGCTTGCCTGAATTATGGAATAATGTTGCCAAGTGACCTTGAGATGGTGGTTTAGGAACTTCTCCTAGGAAGGCCCCTGTGTGGCCACAGACCACAACGTTCGTTCTTTCCTCAACCTTGAGGGGAAGAGGGGTGTCTCTGGCCTGCTCTCTGGGCTGGATTAGATCTTCCTCTAAGGAGGCTCTTCATCTGAGAGGTGACAGGTCTCTGTCCACAATAAATGCAAAAGCAACCTGCTAAGAACCAGGAAGGAGGCAAGCAGCCACTTCAGAGAGCGCTCTGTGGGTCACTGGTGTTGGCCCTGCAGGAGGCCGAATCTCCGCCCCCAACACGCCTCCCGGGGGGGTGTGAGTACCTGACGGGGAAGCCTGTGTACTGTCAGTCACCGCTATCAAAGCAGGAGCTAGGATTGAGGGTAATTAATCATGCTCCTTCTGACAGGAATCCAGGGCCTTATCTGTACCCCAAGAAATGCCGCTGGTCTCCAGTTCCCTCCTCAATAAAAGAGACTGACAGTTCCAACAAAGAGGGCCCTTCTCAGATTTCagccagggagcctgaggcagccCAAGGGACAGTGTAGAAAAGGCTTTTATGAGGGCCAGGGACCCAGCGAGGctgtggggctcctggggctTTAACCCTTGGGTGGTGGGAATGCTGCTGGGCACGGGCACTCGCAAGGCCAAAGCTGTCATCAGGAGCTTCCAGCCAGATGgagccaaacaaaaaaaaatcctgctcCCTGGCACTTTGCTCTCCTTCCTGCCACTCAGACTGTGGAGACAGAGCTAGGGGTAGGGGTGAGGGCAGACGGAGGAGATGGCCTCCTTGGGCACTGGAGACAAAGATGGGAGATGGCaggagtgtgggagggagggcGACTTCCTCCCCACTGCAGAGAATGGGCCCAGTCCAATGATGACCAGATGCAATTGGGGGCAGGGACCCCAGACAGAGTCACATGGCTGCCTTCCTGCCCACTGATCAGGGGTGAGGGCCCAGGACCCAGGACATGGCCCTGCCAAGGACCCTCGCTACTTTTTCCTGGCTTTAAAAAAGATCATTAATCATTTCCATTGCCTGTCAAGAGAGCTGGGCGGCCGAGCGGAGAGCCTAGTAGAGTTAAGACCCATGTGAAGCAGGGAATGTGCACAGGCAGACAGACTTCCTGTCCATTCCTCTGCATATTAATTCTTACCCTGCTCTGGTCCTGCTGCCCAGAAACAGGCAGAGAAATGACTGGTGATTTCCCTCCTAACTTGTTTACGTAGAAAATACTTCACCCTAGGAAACGGGGTGGCCGCGTCTGGCAGCGTGCAGCACAATGTGTAGCCGACTGTTCCACAAAGCAGAGCAGAGGCAAGATGGACAAATATTGCCATTTTGCACTGACAGGTGTCTTGAAGCCTTCCAGCTCTGATGTCCCAGTGAGCAGGTCTAACAGATACACTCTACAGCGCACTAAGCTGAAGGATACAGCTCCCTGGAGTTTTACTTCTGTGTACACTCCTGTAACCACCCCTCAGATCAAAATACAGAATGCTTCCAGGGCCGCAGGAAATTCTCGTGCCCCTTCCCAATCAATATGcatccccccacctcttccctcccAGGAGGCAGCCATTATGCTGACCCGTATGCGCACAGGTGATTTTCTTCAACTTTGTATACGTGTAACTATGTCATATCTACTCtctcatgtctggcttcttttgttcaacattagGTCTGTGAGAGCCCTCCCGTGTGTAcagcagttcattcctttttgttgcgtGTAGAATTCCACTACAGGACTGTGCCACCGTTTGTCCATTCCACCGCTGATGGACACTGgggttctttccagtttggggctctaACGAATGGTACTGCTCTGAAGACCCTGGTGATGTCATTCAGTGAACGCAGCattcatttctgttgggtatacgCCTAGGAGTGGAGTTACTGAGTAACAGGGTCGGCCTATGTTTAGCTGTAGTAAATCCTACCAAGTACATTTCCAAAGTGCTTGTGCCCATTTATACTCCTAGCAGCAAACCTGAGAGGTTCACTTTAAATTCCTCACTCTTTTTGGTACTCTAGCTCAGACTAATTGCTTTAGGTGAAGGTCAGTGTTTAATGCTGTCTTTTCCTATGGCTAATAATCAAATGAAGGTTAGGGCTGTGCTGTCTCCTTTCTCAAAAACTCTGTTCAGAGAAGTTGGCCAAGGAGTTAGAAGGAGGCGAACCACTGGGTCTTCTCTGCTTTGACTGCTGCTGATCAACAGACCTGACTGGTGTTTCCAGGAGAGGGGGCAGAAAGTTGGCTGGGGAAAGGCCCAACAACTCAAGGGCCTTTTGGCCTGGGGAGTGCATGGCTGTCTTTCATTGTCAATCCGTGGCACTAGCTTCTCAAGTGTAAGTGTGACCAAACCCCTGCTTTAGACTTTTCCTGCACCAACCCTTGAATGAGGTACTAAGTATTAGTTCACCTGGAACAAAGAAGGCAAAACTATCAACTCCATTTTACCAAGTGCTAAAAGTATCAATAAAAGATTTGAGGAGGTggggggcacgcctgggtggctcagtcggttaaatgtctgcgtttggctcaggtcgtgatcccggggtcctgggattgagccccatgttgggctccctgctcagtggggagtctgcttctccctctgcccatttccccatctccccagttcgtgttctctttctctctcaaataaataaataaaatcttaaaaaaaaaaaaaaattgaagtggaGGGGGCTAAATTTAATGACAAAATTGGGCTCTTCAAATTAATCATGCCTTCCAAAAACCAGGATCCCTTCCCATTATTATGGATAACTAGTAGATATAGGGCATTAAATGACTATTacaagtggaaaaaagaaaaaagcagtttATCAGTAGTAGTTGAAACACCTGAGGAGAGAAAAAGATTTGGCCTCAGACAAAGGCTAATTGAGAGACAAAGATTTCCATTTTAGACTTTCATTTGGGGATAAAGTTAGAAAATGAAGCCCCAAAGCCTATTTCATCTGACAAAGACAACATATTTTAGTCGATCAGGAAGAGTGTCCATGGCACAGACCATttacttcaagataaaaagaatatatgaGAAACTGCCTCCACCAAAAGGCAAAGCAATATATGTCATGAACACTTCCTTGCCTGAGATGGATAGATAAGCACACAACAGAAGGAAAAACACTCAAATTGCACTTTGAGGCAGACCAAACCCTTTTCCCACAGTAAATTCTTTGTATATACACATCAAAACCAGATTCAACAATCCATTTGGGAAAACCAAGGTCAGTTTGCAGCCTTGAACAGAACtagtgggggaaggagggcagtTCTCTGGGTGAGGTCTTGACAAAACTTGTCCTCTGTGTGACTAAGCAGTTCATTTACCTGGTGTGTccagctggggcagggagagggtgcTCTGGGTGCGTGCACGATGTGTCAGAACTTCTGCCTCCTATGCCCTGCACCTCCACCCCATCCTGCCCTGACAGATGGCAGCCTCTGTGCTACTGTGAACTGTCACATCTGCCCTTCCCTGAGAGATAGGCCTTACCCTGAGGTGAAGACTCCTCTTACACGAATAGTTCTACCTCTCAGTTAATTGGCTAGATGCTGTCAGACCCTACCGGACACCCCACCATGGAGGCGGACCAGCATTCTCTGTGGGGCTCAGAAGGCTGAAGGAGAGACAAGGCCTGCCCATTGCCCATACAGGAAGCGATGGAGCTGCTGGTACTAGGGACCAAGTTTTCAAgtgcaggagagggaaagagcactgGCCCAGGAGTCAGGGGACAAATGCTAAATTGGCtctgtggccttaggcaagtccCTTAACCTGGTGACCTTTGCTCTAGCTCTACCCCTTAGAGCTGGAGCTGTGGGGAGCAGATCAGAAAATGGGTTGAAAGGTTCTATAAAGTACAcgggataataaaaataacagcaaaatcGATTCTTTCTGTTTCACGGCCTAGGGAACAAGAAAACAGGCTTTTTGTTTATAAGCCTCTGCTTATCAGACTTCCAAATTAGTTCCCCTCTGGCCTACTTAGATTTCCCCCTGGAATATCTATCACAGAATGATATCTCAGAAACCACCCACAGTCAATTTAATTAGC
Encoded proteins:
- the ARID3B gene encoding AT-rich interactive domain-containing protein 3B isoform X3 — encoded protein: MEPLAQQKQPRQPPPQHGPRLAPLQMDAREKQGQQMREAPFLYAQKLVTQQTLLSATPGRPSGSPALGPLARGPPAAAVARVFERSNVSSEPEEEEGGLEDEDGDDEVAEVAGKEAQAAPKYFHVQKVVRQDPRAASGSGLLPAPGLPLRGQQAKEDHTKDISKAPPSVSTAGQPSWNLDEQLKQNGGLAWSDDADGGRGREISRDFAKLYELDGDPERKEFLDDLFVFMQKRGTPINRIPIMAKQILDLYMLYKLVTEKGGLVEIINKKIWREITKGLNLPTSITSAAFTLRTQYMKYLYAYECEKKALSSPAELQAAIDGNRREGRRPSYSSSLLGYSPAAATAGAPALLSPPKIRFPILGLGSSSGANASSPRVPPATTLRKGDGVPVTTVPVPNRLAVPVALAGQQAGTRTAALEQLRERLESGEPPEKKASRLSEEEQRLVQQAFQRSLFSVARQLPMKIRINGRGALPSPLLNHTLHAPCSLLPLPPHFLCGSCP